In Leptospira ellinghausenii, the following proteins share a genomic window:
- a CDS encoding sulfite exporter TauE/SafE family protein encodes MEETFQIFNHFVWGFWPGILVVFSVGFFVGFLASFLGLGGGFIYTPFFHSFFHLTAVQAVAVSLAQMPVSALSGLYVYFKNDKIRWKQGFLLLITSIPSAQYAALAFGRFEDTTLGKQLYYGIPLSEFVYLFVFTIFVGLLAVYNLFTAFNKRKLYYKSLSLENQNHLVKEEGAQLATDSKTNTTSVSPAKSEFHFTKQSIFIVLLAGVFFGLFSSLFGVGGGFLAVPLFIYYFRMSPVEAVATSFLGIFLTSFGTTVQFLILGKLHWELALIGSFGGIFGARIGSLNAVKAKPYTILFVTSFFQFLVVTWYLVMKLPKF; translated from the coding sequence TTGGAAGAAACCTTTCAAATTTTTAATCACTTTGTCTGGGGATTTTGGCCCGGGATTTTAGTTGTTTTTAGTGTTGGATTTTTTGTTGGGTTTTTAGCCTCCTTCCTAGGTTTGGGAGGAGGTTTTATTTACACTCCCTTTTTTCATAGTTTTTTTCATTTAACCGCTGTTCAAGCTGTTGCCGTATCACTTGCACAAATGCCAGTTTCTGCTTTGTCTGGGTTATATGTTTATTTTAAAAATGATAAAATTCGTTGGAAACAAGGGTTTTTATTACTCATTACCTCAATTCCTTCTGCACAATATGCTGCTTTAGCATTCGGAAGATTTGAAGATACCACTCTCGGTAAACAACTGTATTACGGAATTCCATTGTCTGAATTTGTATATTTGTTTGTGTTTACAATTTTTGTGGGATTACTTGCAGTTTATAATTTATTCACTGCATTCAATAAAAGGAAACTTTACTATAAGAGTTTATCCTTAGAAAATCAAAATCATTTAGTAAAAGAAGAGGGTGCACAATTAGCAACAGATTCTAAAACGAACACAACTTCTGTTTCCCCTGCGAAATCGGAATTTCATTTTACGAAACAATCAATTTTCATCGTTTTACTTGCAGGTGTTTTTTTTGGTTTATTCTCTTCCTTGTTCGGAGTGGGTGGAGGATTTTTAGCAGTTCCATTATTTATTTATTATTTTCGAATGAGCCCTGTAGAAGCCGTTGCTACATCCTTCCTTGGAATTTTTCTGACGTCGTTTGGAACTACAGTACAATTCCTAATTTTAGGAAAATTGCATTGGGAACTGGCACTCATTGGCAGTTTTGGAGGAATCTTTGGTGCTAGGATTGGATCTTTAAATGCGGTGAAGGCAAAACCATATACGATTTTATTCGTTACATCTTTCTTTCAATTTTTAGTAGTCACTTGGTATCTTGTGATGAAACTTCCAAAATTTTAG
- a CDS encoding LIC12231 family lipoprotein encodes MTIAKTKSNIVFITGAVLFFLLVSNCIISYKDYPKILPLPSEEKTLDTNFVYVLPTFPQLNLGGREALKNYFENKTRFKKTQEGVDVPKVGYLVNVKVNYRSPTPVATAFLGVSTLTATLLPAWSTQDGYDVQYILYKDGKKVGTYDYHIFRNYAQWLLFVPISWYNFETATEKEVFERMTFKFFEDAKEHF; translated from the coding sequence ATGACCATAGCCAAAACTAAATCAAATATTGTATTCATCACAGGAGCGGTATTGTTTTTCCTGTTGGTGTCAAATTGTATTATCAGCTACAAAGATTATCCAAAAATTTTGCCCCTTCCTTCGGAAGAAAAAACCTTAGACACAAATTTTGTTTATGTTTTGCCAACTTTTCCCCAACTCAATTTAGGGGGAAGAGAAGCTTTAAAAAATTATTTCGAAAACAAAACCAGATTTAAAAAAACACAAGAAGGTGTTGATGTACCTAAGGTTGGTTATTTGGTAAATGTAAAAGTAAATTACCGATCACCCACACCAGTTGCGACTGCATTTTTAGGAGTGTCAACTCTCACTGCAACTCTACTCCCTGCTTGGTCTACACAAGATGGTTACGACGTTCAGTACATACTATACAAAGATGGGAAAAAAGTTGGTACATATGATTACCACATCTTTCGGAATTATGCACAATGGCTTCTATTTGTTCCAATCTCTTGGTACAACTTTGAGACAGCGACTGAGAAAGAAGTATTTGAGCGTATGACATTTAAGTTCTTTGAAGATGCAAAAGAACATTTTTAA
- a CDS encoding rhodanese-like domain-containing protein, producing MVPEIDVVSFKKRLDARAEGKDDFFVLDVRNPNEQQIALVPGTDKLIPVSELAARIEEIKSQIDKEILVYCRSGGRSGMACGILAQAGFKSYKNVAGGILAYSDLVDPNMQKY from the coding sequence ATGGTACCGGAAATCGATGTTGTCAGTTTTAAAAAACGTCTGGATGCAAGAGCGGAAGGAAAGGATGATTTTTTTGTTTTGGATGTACGAAATCCAAATGAACAACAAATCGCACTCGTACCTGGTACAGACAAACTCATTCCTGTGAGTGAACTTGCTGCAAGGATTGAAGAAATCAAAAGCCAAATCGACAAAGAGATTTTGGTTTATTGTCGTTCTGGTGGAAGATCAGGGATGGCTTGTGGGATTTTAGCACAAGCTGGATTTAAATCCTATAAAAATGTTGCTGGGGGAATCCTTGCCTATTCTGACCTAGTTGATCCTAACATGCAAAAGTATTAA
- a CDS encoding YihY/virulence factor BrkB family protein, whose product MKRIRRFFSEVYLYDVHGLASELSFTFLLTLFPLLVVFVTLLGLLQDPKTINLMTDQIGKFLPAPIFQPIDKSVENLTRVKSYNVIAISIAISFFSSLTIFGTISKALRFISRDETQVGFIASQWINFRLLVISLVLLILYFYLTYGIVSIERMLYKSFRFSFFRNNPYLSVSLIILPYCIGLFTFYYAYITKAKTTLKENLPGAIFASLLVLGMSFGFQFYLKMKNVGVNYSLAYDLISKMVVLMLYTYINSTFFIWGFLWNQVLSDDRNKKSQSKK is encoded by the coding sequence ATGAAACGGATCCGTCGATTTTTCAGTGAAGTGTATTTGTATGATGTCCATGGCCTTGCCTCAGAACTTTCATTTACCTTTCTTTTGACCCTATTTCCCTTACTCGTTGTATTTGTGACCCTACTTGGGTTACTCCAAGATCCAAAAACCATCAATTTGATGACGGACCAAATTGGGAAATTTTTACCAGCTCCCATTTTCCAACCCATCGACAAAAGTGTAGAAAACCTAACAAGAGTAAAAAGTTATAATGTGATCGCCATCAGTATTGCAATTTCCTTTTTTTCTAGTTTAACCATTTTTGGAACCATTTCTAAGGCACTTCGTTTCATATCTAGGGATGAAACACAAGTTGGGTTTATTGCCTCACAGTGGATCAATTTTCGATTGTTAGTGATTTCTCTTGTTTTACTGATTTTGTATTTTTACCTTACTTATGGAATCGTTTCCATTGAACGAATGTTATATAAATCGTTTCGGTTTTCATTTTTTCGAAACAATCCCTATCTTTCGGTTTCTCTCATTATTTTACCTTATTGCATTGGTTTGTTTACTTTTTATTATGCATATATCACAAAAGCAAAAACGACATTAAAGGAAAATTTACCAGGAGCAATATTTGCTTCATTACTTGTTCTTGGTATGAGTTTTGGATTTCAATTTTATTTAAAAATGAAAAACGTAGGTGTGAACTATTCTTTAGCGTATGATTTGATTTCAAAAATGGTAGTACTGATGTTGTATACTTACATCAACTCGACATTTTTTATCTGGGGATTTTTGTGGAACCAAGTTCTTTCGGATGATCGAAATAAAAAATCTCAGTCTAAAAAATAA
- a CDS encoding EAL domain-containing protein, whose amino-acid sequence MRPSFPEAQLIDTPNGKVPKLYSCAECRSGAGLDFAFSMAFQPIIDWNQKKIYSHEALVRGTQGESAYSILSKVNQTNRYQFDQSCRIKAIQLASQIQIPALLNINFLPNAVYQPETCIRTTLEASREYNFPLNRLVFELTEGEEVQDHNHIINIFKAYQKYGFLTAIDDFGSGYSGLNLLAKFQPDLIKLDMELIRNIHTNSVARKLTKAIADVCHEIGILVIAEGVETLEELKVLVDMGINLYQGYLFSKPAFESAGEIQFPSL is encoded by the coding sequence ATGAGACCAAGTTTTCCTGAAGCTCAGTTAATCGACACTCCCAATGGTAAAGTGCCTAAGTTATACAGTTGTGCCGAATGCCGGAGTGGCGCTGGACTAGATTTTGCCTTCTCCATGGCATTCCAACCCATCATTGATTGGAACCAAAAGAAAATATATTCACACGAAGCATTGGTTCGAGGGACACAAGGGGAATCAGCGTATTCAATCCTCTCCAAAGTAAACCAAACCAATCGATACCAATTTGATCAGTCTTGTCGGATCAAAGCCATCCAACTCGCAAGCCAAATCCAAATTCCAGCTTTACTCAATATTAATTTTCTCCCCAATGCTGTGTACCAACCAGAGACCTGTATCCGCACCACTTTAGAAGCAAGTCGTGAATACAATTTTCCATTGAATCGATTGGTTTTCGAGCTAACGGAGGGAGAAGAAGTCCAAGACCACAATCATATCATCAATATCTTTAAAGCCTACCAAAAGTATGGGTTTTTGACTGCGATCGATGATTTTGGATCAGGGTATTCGGGTCTGAACCTCCTTGCCAAATTCCAACCTGATCTGATCAAATTGGATATGGAACTCATTCGAAATATCCATACCAATTCCGTTGCTAGAAAACTCACAAAAGCCATCGCAGATGTTTGTCATGAGATTGGGATTCTCGTCATTGCGGAAGGTGTGGAAACTTTGGAAGAATTGAAAGTGTTAGTTGATATGGGAATTAATTTATACCAAGGGTACTTGTTTTCAAAACCAGCGTTTGAATCCGCTGGTGAAATTCAATTCCCTTCTCTTTAG
- a CDS encoding ABC-F family ATP-binding cassette domain-containing protein has protein sequence MIQFIQIHQHFGPKVLFEGFSWHIKPGCRVALVGPNGSGKTTLFQMAAGKLKPESGEVIRSKHTVLSLFQQIPEFNPDTSVIETVLDENKLYAEYDAKRKAIESKFETTDHEDPEFETLLHEQSDLEEFAHLHDLHGLEARAKKILSGLGFATTDFTRKTKEFSPGYHHRIGLAIALLNPHNLLLLDEPTNHLDDKTKSWLADFLVSQNQAFVLVTHDPEFLNQTVDTIIEINPHGTFEFQGSLEEFFEAKNEIQEKLKVQFEKEETYLKSRMEWVERFRAQATKARQVQSVIKRLEKRDKVDNPEDSFWNQKPDYQFQFVPSSNIILRLEHASFSYPDRNTGEKKAIFENAEIEISAGDKVALVGPNGAGKSTLMRCLLEQHKLESGKLYYGPKTKLGYFSQTHGEDLDESLNLVETVLKKYPELNEEKARTLLGHFAFPGDGVFKSVKHLSGGEQSRLRLALLVNHPSNCLFLDEPTNHLDIVIREAIKRALFDFPGSLLIISHDPDFMKGLCNRTFQLSVGELKNLNCSFDDYLKFHKEDELGTIAKDQTSSKTKNEEKKPNPQASKNKRKKLEKEISDLEVQIERLEKNKKDKEELLQDPEFFKNRSFQLEMDTYNDIKREISLLTKRWEEATLELEEMGGVT, from the coding sequence TTGATCCAATTCATCCAAATCCACCAACATTTCGGTCCTAAAGTCCTCTTTGAGGGTTTTAGCTGGCATATCAAACCTGGCTGTCGCGTTGCCCTTGTGGGTCCCAACGGTTCTGGAAAAACCACACTTTTCCAAATGGCCGCAGGGAAATTAAAACCCGAGTCCGGGGAAGTGATTCGTTCCAAACACACCGTTTTATCCCTCTTCCAACAGATTCCTGAATTTAATCCGGATACGTCTGTGATCGAAACCGTTCTCGATGAAAACAAATTGTATGCCGAATACGATGCCAAACGGAAGGCCATCGAATCCAAGTTTGAAACCACCGATCACGAAGATCCAGAATTTGAAACATTACTCCACGAACAAAGTGATTTAGAGGAATTTGCGCACTTACACGACTTACACGGTCTAGAAGCTCGCGCCAAAAAAATCCTTTCGGGGCTTGGATTTGCCACTACTGACTTTACTAGAAAAACAAAAGAATTTTCTCCAGGATACCACCATCGTATCGGTCTGGCGATTGCCCTACTCAATCCACATAATTTATTACTTTTAGATGAGCCAACAAACCATTTGGATGATAAAACCAAATCATGGTTAGCTGATTTTCTGGTTTCACAAAACCAGGCCTTTGTACTTGTCACACATGACCCTGAATTTTTAAACCAAACAGTTGATACCATCATTGAAATCAATCCACATGGAACGTTTGAATTCCAAGGAAGTTTGGAAGAGTTTTTTGAAGCAAAAAACGAAATCCAAGAAAAATTAAAAGTCCAATTTGAAAAAGAAGAAACCTATTTGAAATCCCGTATGGAATGGGTAGAACGGTTTCGTGCCCAAGCCACAAAAGCAAGACAAGTGCAGTCTGTCATCAAACGCCTGGAAAAACGGGACAAAGTAGACAATCCAGAAGATAGTTTTTGGAACCAAAAACCAGACTACCAATTCCAATTTGTCCCTTCCAGTAATATCATCTTACGTTTGGAACATGCATCTTTTTCCTATCCAGACCGAAACACCGGTGAGAAAAAAGCCATTTTTGAAAATGCAGAAATTGAAATTTCTGCTGGCGACAAGGTTGCGTTAGTTGGTCCCAATGGAGCAGGTAAATCAACCCTCATGCGCTGTTTGTTAGAACAACACAAACTTGAATCGGGTAAATTGTACTATGGTCCCAAAACCAAACTTGGTTATTTTTCTCAAACCCACGGGGAAGATTTGGATGAATCACTGAACCTAGTGGAAACCGTCTTAAAAAAATACCCAGAACTGAATGAAGAAAAAGCAAGGACTCTTCTTGGGCATTTTGCCTTTCCTGGGGACGGAGTTTTTAAGTCAGTAAAACACTTATCAGGTGGTGAACAAAGTCGCCTTCGTTTGGCACTTCTTGTCAATCATCCGTCCAATTGTTTATTTCTCGATGAACCCACAAACCACTTGGACATCGTCATCCGAGAAGCGATCAAACGTGCTCTCTTCGATTTTCCGGGAAGCCTACTCATTATCAGCCACGACCCCGATTTTATGAAGGGACTTTGTAACCGCACCTTCCAACTCTCAGTTGGAGAATTAAAAAACCTTAATTGCAGTTTTGACGATTACCTCAAATTCCACAAAGAGGACGAATTGGGTACTATTGCTAAGGACCAAACATCTTCCAAAACAAAAAATGAGGAAAAAAAGCCAAATCCCCAAGCAAGCAAAAACAAACGGAAAAAATTAGAAAAAGAAATTTCTGATTTAGAAGTCCAAATAGAGAGACTGGAAAAAAATAAAAAAGACAAAGAAGAACTTTTACAGGACCCAGAGTTCTTTAAAAACAGAAGTTTTCAGTTGGAAATGGACACTTATAACGATATTAAAAGAGAAATCTCTCTCCTAACCAAACGTTGGGAGGAGGCAACACTAGAACTAGAGGAAATGGGCGGAGTTACATAA